The sequence below is a genomic window from Selenomonas ruminantium subsp. lactilytica TAM6421.
GTTCCATAATATCTCCACCTTTATCCATAGAAATAGACCAGACAATCCCCGCAGGACTGCCTGGTCTAACGAATAACAAAATTATCTACGGGCAGCTATCAATCCTTCAGTGCCAAAGTCATGGCTTCTGCCACATCCACCCCGTTGGGCACATAGAGCATAATCTGATTGGAAACGCGTTTTGCCGAGCCATCCAGAACATAGCATACGCCGTTGACGAAATCACAGATACGACGCTGTTCCAGAGCCTCAATCTGCTCGTAATTCACCACACAAGCTTTGCCAGATTTGAGATCATCCGCAATCGCCGTCACCTGGTCAAAGTTCTTCGGTGCAAAGATCTGCATCTTGAGCTGCGGCTGCTTCGTGGTATGCACGGTCAACTGTGGCTGCTGTTTCTTCTGCCGGAACACCGGCTCCTGCGTATAGCTGGAACGCTCCACGCGAATGGCATCACCATTGGCCACCTTATATTCCTCCGCATAGCTGGCGCTTGCTGCAACACTGCGACGGCTGGCCTTTGCTGACTTCTGTTGCTGTTTGGCAGACTTTGCCTCTTCCTCTGCTTCTTCTGCGTAATCAAATTCATCCTCTTCGGGAATAGGCATAATGAGATCCGCCAATCCCATCAACTTGTCTGTAATCTTTGACACTGCCCCCATCTTCAATCGTCCTTCCAGTAATTTAGTAGTTTATTTCACCTGTAGTCAAATACAACAACAACTAATTCCATTTAACTTATCCTATGATACCATAGTTCTTCCTAAAATGCAAAATTCCTGCTGAAAAATATTTTTCAGCAGGAATTATTTCACTTATTGGTAAAGATTAGCCTTTGCGGGCATTCTTGGCAGCACGGCCACGGACCGTACGGTCAAGGATGGATTTACGCAGACGGATGTGTTCCGGCGTCACTTCCACCATTTCATCATTGTTGATGTATTCGATAGCCTGTTCCAGAGAGAGAATCCGCGGCGGCGTCAAGCGGATTGCCTCATCAGAGGAAGACGTACGCATGTTGGATACGTTCTTCTTCTTGCAGGGGTTGATATCGATATCGTTATCGCGGGAGTTCTCACCGACGATCATGCCTTCATAAACCTGTTCGCCCGGCTCGATGAACATCACGCCGCGATCCTGCAGGGAGAAGATACCATAACCGGTGGTCTCGCCCTGTTCGAAGGCAACGAGGGAACCGCGGG
It includes:
- a CDS encoding cell division protein SepF; the protein is MGAVSKITDKLMGLADLIMPIPEEDEFDYAEEAEEEAKSAKQQQKSAKASRRSVAASASYAEEYKVANGDAIRVERSSYTQEPVFRQKKQQPQLTVHTTKQPQLKMQIFAPKNFDQVTAIADDLKSGKACVVNYEQIEALEQRRICDFVNGVCYVLDGSAKRVSNQIMLYVPNGVDVAEAMTLALKD